The proteins below are encoded in one region of Helianthus annuus cultivar XRQ/B chromosome 2, HanXRQr2.0-SUNRISE, whole genome shotgun sequence:
- the LOC118485830 gene encoding uncharacterized protein LOC118485830 translates to MRGAFNFPPNPTPPVQPQPIPTQPVQQSEPDDDMEVVPETQPSKEKGKRKKGKQVVGEQPYKPKSTKWTPIEEEALTKAYIGTSTHPTKGNNQTGDGFWSKVLTKFLELMDQGLYRDIDSVSSKWRKMNTSVNKFCDEYNKIYTTGRRSGMSDDDVFKQALEKYKANNGNTNFAHVRAWGILKTEPKWTPIPNEVGMAKRQKTSETGSFSAAGSDARCHINLNDDAEFDEEEYAVHEAERPPGRDKSKKERAKGKEKEKVDPKMEEFMEHLKTYTDISAQKAKAKERAVEEKLV, encoded by the exons ATGCGGGGTGCTTTTAATTTCCCACCGAACCCGACACCACCCGTTCAACCCCAACCGATCCCGACGCAACCCGTTCAACAATCTGAACCCGACGACGATATGGAGGTTGTTCCCGAAACCCAACCGTCTAAAGAAAAAGGCAAACGAAAAAAAGGCAAGCAAGTGGTGGGTGAGCAACCGTACAAACCGAAGTCGACTAAGTGGACGCCAATCGAAGAAGAAGCCTTAACCAAGGCTTACATAGGCACGTCTACACACCCGACAAAAG gtAATAACCAAACGGGTGACGGGTTTTGGTCCAAGGTTTTGACGAAGTTCCTCGAGCTTATGGACCAAGGCCTGTATCGAGATATCGACTCGGTGTCATCAAAGTGGCGGAAAATGAACACGTCCGTCAATAAGTTTTGCGacgaatataataaaatatatacaacTGGGCGTCGTAGTGGCATGAGCGACGACGATGTGTTCAAACAAGCGTTGGAGAAGTATAAGGCGAACAATGGTAATACCAACTTTGCACACGTTCGCGCGTGGGGAATTTTGAAAACGGAACCAAAATGGACGCCGATTCCCAACGAGGTGGGGATggcgaaacgccaaaaaacatcgGAAACGGGTAGTTTTAGCGCCGCTGGATCGGACGCGAGGTgtcacataaacttaaatgatGACGCCGAGTTTGACGAAGAGGAGTACGCCGTACATGAAGCGGAGCGTCCACCGGGCCGGGACAAATCAAAGAAGGAGCGGGCCAaggggaaagaaaaggaaaaggtggaCCCGAAGATGGAAGAGTTTATGGAACACTTAAAAACGTACACGGACATCTCGGCCCAAAAGGCGAAGGCGAAGGAGCGGGCCGTCGAAGAAAAACTCGTGTAG